Proteins encoded together in one Peribacillus asahii window:
- the queD gene encoding 6-carboxytetrahydropterin synthase QueD produces MYGFRIVDKLQKLDQDIQRNQLNYHKKRVLVSKEFTFDAAHHLHCYEGKCKNLHGHTYRVVFGLSGFTDARGLMMDFGDIKQIWKDKIEIYLDHRYLNETLPLMNTTAENMVVWIYEKMADALREEPQYKGARVEFVRLFETPTSYAEARREWMEDE; encoded by the coding sequence ATGTATGGATTTCGAATTGTTGATAAGCTCCAGAAACTAGATCAAGATATACAAAGAAATCAATTAAACTATCATAAGAAGCGCGTTCTTGTAAGTAAAGAATTCACATTTGATGCCGCTCACCATCTTCATTGTTATGAAGGAAAATGTAAAAACTTGCATGGTCATACGTATCGAGTTGTCTTTGGCTTAAGCGGATTTACTGATGCCCGCGGTTTGATGATGGATTTCGGTGATATTAAACAGATATGGAAAGATAAAATTGAAATTTATTTAGATCACCGCTATTTAAATGAAACGCTGCCATTGATGAATACAACGGCAGAGAATATGGTCGTTTGGATATATGAAAAAATGGCGGATGCCCTGCGTGAAGAGCCTCAATATAAAGGAGCTCGGGTAGAATTTGTTCGACTATTTGAAACGCCAACGAGCTATGCGGAAGCAAGACGGGAGTGGATGGAAGATGAGTAA
- the queE gene encoding 7-carboxy-7-deazaguanine synthase QueE, which translates to MSKIPVMEIFGPTIQGEGSMIGQKTMFVRTAGCDYSCSWCDSAFTWDGSGKEYITQMTAEEIWDELKRIGGDGFSFVTISGGNPALLKNLGSLVALLKEQGIKMGVETQGSRWQDWFYEINELTISPKPPSSGMKTDFGILDEIFTKLQNNQHHVSLKVVIFNDEDYEYGKAMHHRYPDIPFFFQVGNDDSTTTDDSRLISRLLQKYDWLIDKVVQDQTVTNVKVLPQLHTYIWGNKRGV; encoded by the coding sequence ATGAGTAAAATTCCCGTTATGGAGATTTTTGGACCTACCATACAAGGGGAAGGTTCTATGATTGGACAAAAAACGATGTTTGTACGTACAGCTGGCTGTGATTATTCTTGTTCCTGGTGTGATTCAGCTTTTACATGGGATGGAAGTGGGAAAGAATACATTACTCAGATGACCGCGGAAGAAATCTGGGATGAACTGAAAAGAATCGGTGGAGATGGTTTTTCCTTTGTTACGATTTCGGGCGGCAATCCAGCTTTACTGAAAAATCTAGGCAGTTTAGTTGCGCTCTTAAAAGAACAGGGGATAAAAATGGGCGTGGAAACACAGGGAAGCAGATGGCAGGATTGGTTTTATGAAATCAATGAGCTGACGATTTCTCCTAAGCCGCCTAGCTCGGGAATGAAAACAGATTTCGGGATACTTGATGAAATCTTCACTAAGTTGCAAAACAATCAACACCATGTTTCGCTTAAGGTTGTGATTTTTAATGATGAAGATTATGAGTATGGAAAAGCGATGCATCATCGCTACCCGGACATTCCGTTCTTTTTTCAGGTTGGAAATGATGATAGTACGACGACGGACGATTCTAGATTGATTAGTAGACTTCTACAAAAATATGATTGGTTAATTGATAAAGTTGTGCAAGATCAGACTGTTACAAATGTGAAGGTGCTCCCGCAGTTGCATACGTATATTTGGGGCAATAAACGAGGAGTATAA